The Pedococcus dokdonensis region GGTCCACTCGGGACGGTTCTTGCGGCGGCCACGCTCGATCAGCTTGCTGACGAGGATGGCTGCGACATAGAGAACGCAGAGCGGGACAGCCAGCAGGAACATCGTGAACGCGTCCGGCGTGGGCGTCGCGATCGCCGAGAGCACGAAGATACCGAAGACGGCGGGCCGCCAGGCCTTGATCATCGCCGAAGACGGAAGGATGCCGATCGCGTTCAAGGCCACGAGGAACACCGGCATCAGGAAGGCGCCCCCGAAGGCCAGGATGAACCGGGTGACGAACGAGAAGTAGTCGCTGACCTGCTGGATGTTGGAGGCGCCAGAGGGGGTGAAGCCGTACAGGACCTCGAGCACCTTCGGCAACACGTAGTAGGCCAGGGCGCAGCCGGCCAGGAACAGGGGAACTGTCGCGGCGATGAACGCCAGCGAGACCCGCTTCTCCTTCTTCGTCAGGCCGGGGACGATGAAGGCCCAGAGCTGGTAGAGCCACACTGGGCTGGACAGCAACACCCCGACGAAGATCGAGAGGCTGAGCTGCTGGGAGAAGGCCGCCGTCGCGTTGCCGAAGTTGAGGCTGATGACGCTGGTCGGGTTGTCGTCCTTGTACTCGTTGAACGGCGCTGCGAGCCGGTCATAGACCCACTCGTAGTAGATCCAGCCCACGACCGAGCCGACGATGACGGTCACCGCCGAGATCAGGAACCGTCGACGCAGCTCCCGAAGGTGGTCACCGAGGGACATCCGCCCCTCAGGGTTGCGGGCACGCCGGAAGGCCATGGTGGTGGGCAGAGACGCGGTCTAGGACGCGCCGGAGCTGTTGTCCGTGCGCGGGGTGTTGTCCTCGCGGATCGGGTTGGTGCCCTCGGTGCCGGGGCTCGCCCCGGCGTCCTTGACCGTTTCGCCCTTGACGGTGTCTGAGCTGGCCGCCGACTTGCCGTCCTGCTTCATCTCCTCCACCTCGGACTTGAAGATCCGCATGGAGCGGCCGATCGACCGCGCGGCATCGGGCAGCCTCTTGAAACCGAACAGCACGACGAGGAGGACGAGCAAGATGATGAGGTGCCAGCCCTCGAAAAGTCCGCGCATGGTACTCAGTTCCCTTCGGCCACGGATGGCCATGATGTCGATCGTGCCGGGGGGGTTCGGCACTGCTATGAGTCTAGGTGCCGCGCCCAGCTGGGACGCCGCGCGGCCAGTCGGGCGCGCCGCTGCTGCTTCAACGAGGCGCGGGTGTCGTCGCGTTCCCGGCGCAGCCGGCGGGGGTCACCGAAGATGTCGGGCTGTGGCGGTGGGGGTCGCTCACCGAGCCGGTCGGTCTGCGCCTGCAGGGCGGCCACCGTCTCGGACGAGCGGCTGACCTCGGCGGTGAGCTCCTTGAGCTGGCCCCAGACGCCCCAGGCACGGGTCGCCAGGTAGGCCAGCGCGATCAGCACCAGCAGCGCCCAGATCAGGATCCACCACCACACGGGACGACCCTACTCGTAGGCGGCCAGGGCATCCTCCGCCCCCTGGCGGACCGATGTCGCCACCTCCGGCGGTGACAGCACGACGCCGCGTCCACCCAGGCGCCAGACCAGGCGGCGCAGCCAGAGGGTGTCGGCCGTGCGCAGGGTGACGGTCTGCGACCCGTCTGGCCCGGTCTCGACCGAGTCGACCGGGTAGTAGTCGCTCACCCAGGTCGCGCCGGGCTGCAGCCGCAAGGTCACGGCGGTGTCGTCGGGTCGCGGGGTGAACGCCCCGAGGTCGAGGTCGCGCAGCTGGGCATCGGCTGGCGGGGTGCCGTCCATGTCGAGCACCTCGAGCGCGGCGATCCGGTCCATCCGGAAGGTCCGGGTGTCCTGGGCGAGGTGGCACCACCCCTCGAGGTACCAGCGCGAGTCGAGGTTGACGACCCGCATCGGGTCGACGTCGCGCTCGGTGGCCTCGTCGCGGCTCGGCACGAGGTAGCGCAGGTGCACCCGGCGGTGCCCCTCGACGGCACGGCGGGCGTCGGCCAGCAGGTCGGCCTCGACACCCTCGTTGATCGCGACCTCGACACGGGCGGCCGCCTCGGCGCTGGCGCCGGTGGCCTCCTCGAGCTTGGCCATCGCCCGCTCGATCGCGTCGCGCTCCCCCAGCCCCGGCACGGAGGCCAGGGCGCGCAGGCCCACCATCAGCGTCAGGGCCTCGTCGCGGCCGAGCCGCAACGGCCGGGCAATCGTGTCGGCGTTGGTCACGAAGACCCGGCCGTTCTCCCACTGGGCGTCGATCAGCTCGTCGGGCATCTGCCCGTAGCCGCACAGGTAGAGCAACCGCAGGTCGGTCTCGAGCTGGTCGACGCTGATGCCGAGCTCGCGTGCTGCCTCATCGAGGTCGATGCCCTGCCGGTTGACCAGCCACGGCACCATCGTCAGCAGCCTGGCGAGCCGGTCGGTGGCCGTCTCGGGTGCGGTGCGGGCCTTGGGCGCGGGCGGAGTCATGCGGCACCGCCGCCGTGGGCCACGAGCGCGCCGCGCAGGCGCTGGACGACGAGCTCGCGCACCTCCGGTGGCGAGATCACGACCACGTCGGCGCCGTAGCCGCACACCTCGTCGGCCAGGGCATCGTCGTCGCCGTAGGGCACCACCAGCTCACTCCACTCCCCCTGGTCGGTCGTCGTGGTCGCCCGGCGGCGCAGCGTGTTGCCACGGCCCTCGCGGACGCGCACGACCGCATCGCGCGTCGGCTGCTCGCCAACCGAGCTGCGGACCATCTCCTGCGCGCGGTGGTCGGCGGGCACGGCATACGGCGCGGCCTTCCTGACCTCGGTGACGTCGCCGTCGATGCGGGACAGCCGGAACACGCGCGGGGCGGCGCGGTCGAGGTCGAAGCCGGTGAGGTACCAGCGGCCGTGCCACGAGGCGAGCCCCCAGGGCTGGACCACCCGGGTCGCCACGTCGCCCTGGCCACCGGTGCGGTAGCCGAACGAGATGGTGCGCTGACCCACCACGGCGTTCTTCACCGGCTCGAACGCCGGCTCGCTCGTGCCCAGCCGCGGTTCGATGCCGACCAGCGAGTCACCGTCGCGCTCGATGTCGGCGGCCTTGAGCTTGCGCAGCGCCTGCGCCGCCGGACCCGCGAGCGAGGCGTGCGCCCAGGTGCGGCTGGCCAGACCGAGCACGGCCAGCTCGTCGGCCTCGAAGGAGATGTCGGGCAGGGCGTACTCGCGCTGGTCGATGCGGTAGCCGACCTCGTCGTCCCACGCTCCCCCGATGTCCTCGGTCACCAGCGGGATGCCCAGCTCGCGCAGCTCGTCCTTGTCGCGCTCGAACATCCGGTCGAAGGCCTCATCGCTCGCGGCGTCGCCGTACTGGGGCACGACGGCGCGGATCCGCGACTTGGGCAGGGGGCGGCGGGTGTAGAGCAGGCAGAGCACGAGGTTGAGCAGGCGCTCGGTCTTGGCCGCCGGACCGGTGGGGGAACTCACCCGCCCGACGCTACCCGAGTGGCACCCACCCTCCGTGGCTAGTCTGCGTGTCGTGATGCAGTGGCGCGAGGGAACGGTCGAGGAGGTGCGTGGCCGCTGGCCGGGCGCCGTGGAGTATGCCGTGCGGCTGGCCGGGAGCAACGGTGCCGACGACGACCTCGTGCGCGCGCTGGCCTACACCGCGCTCGTGGGCGAGCCGCAGGTGGGCGACCGGGTGCTGCTCAACGCCTCCGCGCTGCTCCGGGGACTGGGCACCGGCGGCCTCGCGTTCGTGGTGGCTGCTCCTGACCGCCTGCCGGCGGACCCGGAAGCCTCCGACGGCCACATCGTCAAGGCGAGGTACACCCCTCAACAGCAGATGTTCATGGCGGTCGACGAGCAGGACAGCCCGCACCACGACGTCATGACCGGACCGCTGGCGGCGTCCGGCGACCTCCAGGGGATGCCCGTCGTCGTGGCCGACCTGCACTCGGCCCTGCCCGCGGTCCTGGCCGGGATCCGGCTCGACCGCCCGCACGCCCGCGTCGTCTACCTGATGACCGACGGTGGAGCGCTCCCCCTCGCCTTCTCGCGCAACGTCGCCACCCTCAGCGAGCACGGCTGGCTGGCCGGCACGGTGACCGTGGGACAGGCGTACGGCGGGCAGCACGAGGCGGTCACGCTGCACTCGGGGCTGCTGGCGGCCCGCCACGTCCTGGGTGCGGACATCGCCGTCGTCATCCAGGGGCCGGGCAACGTCGGCACCGGGACCCCCTGGGGTTACACGGGGGTGGCTGCCGGGGAGGCGCTCAACGCCGTCGGCACCCTCGGCGGCCGCGGGATCGCGGCGCTGCGGGTGTCGGACGCCGACGCGCGCGACCGGCACCGCGGCATCTCACACCACAGCACCACGGCCTATGGACGGATCTGCCTGGTGGCAGCGGACCTGCCGCTGCCCGTCGACCCGACCGAGTTCGGGCTGCTGGTCGCCGACCAGGCGCACCGTCTGGTGCGGGAGGCACAGGGCGCCCTGCGGGTGCGGGAGGTGGACGCCGAGGGCCTGGATGCCGCCCTGCGCGCGGTGCCGGTGCGGCTGTCGACCATGGGCCGCGGCCTCGACGAGGACCACGCCGCGTTCCTCTACAGCGCAGCAGCCGGACGGCATGCCGCCCGGCTGCTGGAGAGCTGACCGTCGATCACCCGAGTGCGAGAGGCTGGGTCACTGCCCCGTGTGGCGGAGCAGTGACCCAGCCTCGTGCAGGGTCTCTCGACTGAGCCGGGTCAGCGGACGTCCACGAGGTCGACCACGAAGATCAGGGTCTCGCCCGGCTTGATCGCGCCACCGGCGCCCCGGTCGCCGTAGCCCAGGTGCGGCGGGATGACCAGCTTGCGCCGGCCGCCGACCTTCATGCCGACGATGCCGTCGTCCCAGCCGCGGATGACCTGGCCGACACCCAGCCGGAAGGACAGCGGTGCGCCGCGGTTCCAGGACGCGTCGAACTCCTCACCGGTCGAGTGCGCCACGCCGACGTAGTGCGCCGAGATGGTGTCGCCGGCGCCGGCCTCCTGGCCGTCACCCTCGGTGATGTCCTCGATGACCAGCTCGCTGGGGGCCTCGTCGCCGGGGAAGTCGATCTCGGGCTTGGTGGTGTTGGGGTCGAAACCCATCGGGATGCTCCTTGGGAGAGTGGTCGGGGGCTGGTGCGAAGTGGGGCGGGGTCGGGGTCGGGTCAGTAGGCCGCGAGGATGTCGACCACGAAGACGAGCGTGTCGGTGCCCTTGATCTTCGGGGGGCTGCCGGCCGCGCCGTAGCCATCGGCCGGCGGGACGACCATCAGGACCCGGCTGCCCACCGCCTTGCCGACGAGCTGGGCGTCCCAGGCCTTGATGACCTGCTGCTTGCCGATCACGGTCTCGAAGTACTTCTCGGGACTGTTGGCCGACGAGTCGAAGACCGACCCGTCCTTCCAGAGTGCGCCGGTGTAGGTGACCCGGATGGTCTGGCCGGCAGCGACCTTGGCGCCGGTGCCCTCGATGAGCAGCTGGCCCACCGTCTTGGTCGGCGGCTTCTTGCCCTTCGGGATGGTGATGGTGGCGGCCTTGCC contains the following coding sequences:
- the tatC gene encoding twin-arginine translocase subunit TatC, producing MAFRRARNPEGRMSLGDHLRELRRRFLISAVTVIVGSVVGWIYYEWVYDRLAAPFNEYKDDNPTSVISLNFGNATAAFSQQLSLSIFVGVLLSSPVWLYQLWAFIVPGLTKKEKRVSLAFIAATVPLFLAGCALAYYVLPKVLEVLYGFTPSGASNIQQVSDYFSFVTRFILAFGGAFLMPVFLVALNAIGILPSSAMIKAWRPAVFGIFVLSAIATPTPDAFTMFLLAVPLCVLYVAAILVSKLIERGRRKNRPEWTDVPDDEASTL
- the tatA gene encoding Sec-independent protein translocase subunit TatA; its protein translation is MPNPPGTIDIMAIRGRRELSTMRGLFEGWHLIILLVLLVVLFGFKRLPDAARSIGRSMRIFKSEVEEMKQDGKSAASSDTVKGETVKDAGASPGTEGTNPIREDNTPRTDNSSGAS
- a CDS encoding helix-turn-helix transcriptional regulator, with the protein product MTPPAPKARTAPETATDRLARLLTMVPWLVNRQGIDLDEAARELGISVDQLETDLRLLYLCGYGQMPDELIDAQWENGRVFVTNADTIARPLRLGRDEALTLMVGLRALASVPGLGERDAIERAMAKLEEATGASAEAAARVEVAINEGVEADLLADARRAVEGHRRVHLRYLVPSRDEATERDVDPMRVVNLDSRWYLEGWCHLAQDTRTFRMDRIAALEVLDMDGTPPADAQLRDLDLGAFTPRPDDTAVTLRLQPGATWVSDYYPVDSVETGPDGSQTVTLRTADTLWLRRLVWRLGGRGVVLSPPEVATSVRQGAEDALAAYE
- a CDS encoding helix-turn-helix transcriptional regulator, with product MSSPTGPAAKTERLLNLVLCLLYTRRPLPKSRIRAVVPQYGDAASDEAFDRMFERDKDELRELGIPLVTEDIGGAWDDEVGYRIDQREYALPDISFEADELAVLGLASRTWAHASLAGPAAQALRKLKAADIERDGDSLVGIEPRLGTSEPAFEPVKNAVVGQRTISFGYRTGGQGDVATRVVQPWGLASWHGRWYLTGFDLDRAAPRVFRLSRIDGDVTEVRKAAPYAVPADHRAQEMVRSSVGEQPTRDAVVRVREGRGNTLRRRATTTTDQGEWSELVVPYGDDDALADEVCGYGADVVVISPPEVRELVVQRLRGALVAHGGGAA
- a CDS encoding DUF3866 family protein, yielding MMQWREGTVEEVRGRWPGAVEYAVRLAGSNGADDDLVRALAYTALVGEPQVGDRVLLNASALLRGLGTGGLAFVVAAPDRLPADPEASDGHIVKARYTPQQQMFMAVDEQDSPHHDVMTGPLAASGDLQGMPVVVADLHSALPAVLAGIRLDRPHARVVYLMTDGGALPLAFSRNVATLSEHGWLAGTVTVGQAYGGQHEAVTLHSGLLAARHVLGADIAVVIQGPGNVGTGTPWGYTGVAAGEALNAVGTLGGRGIAALRVSDADARDRHRGISHHSTTAYGRICLVAADLPLPVDPTEFGLLVADQAHRLVREAQGALRVREVDAEGLDAALRAVPVRLSTMGRGLDEDHAAFLYSAAAGRHAARLLES
- a CDS encoding FKBP-type peptidyl-prolyl cis-trans isomerase codes for the protein MGFDPNTTKPEIDFPGDEAPSELVIEDITEGDGQEAGAGDTISAHYVGVAHSTGEEFDASWNRGAPLSFRLGVGQVIRGWDDGIVGMKVGGRRKLVIPPHLGYGDRGAGGAIKPGETLIFVVDLVDVR